The Hevea brasiliensis isolate MT/VB/25A 57/8 chromosome 9, ASM3005281v1, whole genome shotgun sequence nucleotide sequence TGTGAAGATTTACAAGCTCAAGTTGgagctccaaagaggttagtgcataaactagtgtccttccttcttctttagttaaaatttagttgaattatgatgagcttaCATgaatatttatgaaattgagGTATGTATGAAGGCATGAAAAATGTGGTCAGCCTTGACGGTATGGGATTTTCATGGTTTTGATGGTTAGAATGCAATTAAATTTGTATATTAAAGTCAattgatgtgtatatatataaagtatagttgaaatttgatgagtttgTAGGAGATGGAAATTATGACCAATTAGGGTTTGTTACAAATTTGGggatttaatgcttagatgtttaattagagttttaatggtcaactaGTAACCATTTATGGTGAATGGACcttaaattgaagtgaattatggtatTAGAAATTGAGTTAGTATGCTGCCCTTAGAGTGCCAGAATTACTGAAcctgagtccagcaagtttgggcagttataacttgagaggtgtaggttcaattggtgcaaggccaattgaaaatgaaactaaacacataatgccacaaatttgatgaagaaatcttgcccagaaaacaaactcagaatgacctaaaaattgatcaaatccgggtaaccaattctAGACTAATAAAAGTGACTAAATaagcagtatttattcatttagccataactcagtatagaaatatccaattgacctgaattttatatcaatggaaaggttAGACTATttagaataacttttatgaagaacacaaactcaaattctgaacctaaccaattcaaattgctagtccaagttaggacaccaaatctggcagaaccatatttgcccagaaaatctgggtaagcaCCACTCTGGGCaattatggtaaattgaccataacttgagctacaaaactccaaatggagtgattcaaaaaggaaattaaagaagacacataaagggacaactttgatgaagaaaacgttgccaaattctcactgtagcttagactaATGGAACTGTAAACATATGacacaaaaaatgaaattttgaaaatacttttaggacgcttaaaattgcaattggcaatcaatgccgaaaaagttagaacccaaaatgtggtatgaatatgtatcaaacatttgtgtacatattatgtatgaaaaagctaagaatttgagtgaataataatgtgtgaatagtaattccaaagacataagaaataataatataaatattataatgaataaGAAAATCATATGGATGTATAAAGGGGGCATTAGTCCTCGttatgagagaaaaaaaaaatattttgatgtACAAATAGTACACGAAAATTGATCGATGTGAATTACGattatatgaatgatcaaataaatatataaattataatgaaataataaaacataataatactcaatgatacttatgaacccttaatggtactaatgtgattaataaatttaaattcttgaagttgagtggctctaggatttaaggaaaatttagttaaatttgaaatccatgaaatgtccatggattacttgaaatatgaatgataaattatataaatagtgtaatgaataaatggattatgttaatatataaatgagacattagttctcattattgtaaaaaggaaaagtactttgagtacaatggtatatgagaaccattgttgtgaattgtgatcaacacaaatgatataattaataaatatatgaattatgatgaaggcaaaatttatgtagaaatgtattttaaaaatttatacttctgttaggaatagaattgaaatgctataaattataattggaatttgtcatggaataataaagtcataaaacactatatattaacatttaatggtactatgtgcccatgtattgcctagacacgtgtatcagattggacagattggcatgccaataggatattgttttagcagtactgcgtaaggctttatgcctgtatttatagctttatgcccgcactcatgactTGTATGCCCGATTttctattatcatggcttttagccatactgatatgttatcatgacttttagccatactgactgcatatgtgatTGACGTACCATATTTCACGTCCATGATATGACAGCCCGAGACACCTCagtgcccagtgccaacgacctgcttatccagtttagtcagcctgtcataggttacttgggtagtgaaatttattgaaataagttaagaatattagcaattaaaaatattaaaaattaaataaaataaatgagtaagatgacctaaaataaattagaatagttatttattagaaagaatcgaaataaactggaccaatattaaaatttacttattatgaaataatctgagacaacctagaaagtattgagaaaatgcaaaatgattagcaaaggaaattataacataaataaatattgtaaatgtgacttacataataatataagcataaatttattatttttagattatttttctattatacattattactgtacatttgcgaaataaacactttcaaagaagactaaattaggataaaacatattaaattttagaaaccgcatgtgaagtataaataaatcttaattatccgaattatgttttgtttctatctttatttgtatattattttcttgttatattattgcaccactaagcggcaatgcttagcacgaagaaattgtttccttcgcgcaggtactgaaactaaaacccagtggacattttaCTGAGATTTTTGGGAGTCcaaatctgcagagtgtcaaaggttgtcacctccacaGTAATGCATGTAGCTAGGGCCTATGTATATCACATTATGTATtttatatgttataaatattttgtatgttgtaatgtaaattaagaatttgtaagtaatatttatgtgacataaatttataaattgattatttcatatgtaattaatttgtatatcatataatttataaattatgtaaatattttgTAAATCATATAGattgatgaaattgagaattttgtgTATGAACTGAGCATGATTTGGAATATATGGAAATAAATGGATTTGTACAAATAAATatatgagttgcaagaattgaatataagatgactatgatgagtatgaatgatatttttattgtaaaatattgttgaatttttaagcacgtgaatattgaaatacgctaactggtaataaaatagggaaaactccgctggtttctccttagaaaaataattaatattaaaatataacgagaacaaattattaaaagaataaagtaagataagatagggtgctccggcaccgaatgtgacatgtcttgcttggTTATACTGttgacgggtaaagggtgttatataaaataattagaattagggtttaaatttttaaaatttttgcacTTTTAATATTTAgggcttaaattttattttttttaacttagtaTATGTATTTTCACTTTTTTGTATTTAGGTAACAAGATGAATATAGAATAAAAACTTTTGACGTGGCGTTACGTCACGCATGAGTGCTATGTTAGTGTCATATTATATATGGATACTATATCAGCATGTCACATCAGTGACATTTAATATAGTTAGTAGTTTATATTTACAGTGTAAATAGAGTTCAAGTTCTTATTCttcattgaaataaaataaaatatatattctcGATACTAAAAAAGTCAAAGTATAAAATATTAAAGTATACTTTATCCTGATAAAAAAATagattttaattcaaattaattGAACTGACCAATTAATATTtgattcaaaaataattttagtcaatttaatttttattatgagCCTTTGGGCTCTCACATCGGTTGTGGATGTATGTATGTGTGGGTTCATAAATATTACCAAGGTTTTTTCCGGTCAGCAATTATTTTAGTGTGAGTGTTGATACAATAAGTCTTGTATTCTTGTGTTGGCGTGTGTTctcgaaagaaaaaaaaaattatgagggGTGAGGCTTGATTCCCGATGTGGCCCAATGGTTTAATGAGGTCTCCGAATTAGTAGGTGTGTCCATTGGGGCTGAGTCTTTGAGCTCGCATATCAGTTAtagatgtgtgtgtgtgtggattcATAAGTATTGCCAATGCTACTCCCAATCAGCAATTATCTGAGTGTGAGTATTGATACAATAAATCTTGTGTTTTCGTACGTattctaaaaagaaaaaaaaatttaatttttattatttctaatttaaatttaatttacctATGGAAAATATATCTTTTATATTTCATTTCAGTAGTTTCTTATATTCTATTTCTAATTTATCTATCTGAAAAATTGATAACCATATTTACCGTTCCAATTTGTTTTTACTCTCTTGGTAAAACAGttgtttatttataaatatttattatattagcaaagaaaaatacaagaaaatattaaTTGTGACGATATAACTAGTTAAAATCTTGCGAATAAGAGTCGACCCAAATAATGAAACAATTCCAAAGAAAAAAATTTACTACAacagtaattttaaaattatttagtcTAACatcttaaattaatataaaatttatgtgttCAATGAGGAagttattgattaattaaaaaaaataataggtAAAATTTTCCACAGTTAAATATATTCATAATATCTGTCGTGTAGAGAGCTCACCAGTAATCCAATAAATAAAGTATATTATATAGTTAATTTTAGGGATTGGTTATTTATTTATTCTGCAAATTTGGCGCAAATGTTTTCAAAATAAAGAGTCGGGTAAATTCAATAATGGAAGTCTATTGGCATTTTGACCTTTCTTTTCCTTTCAAAATCTATTCAAAAGAGAATTCAATACTTCTTGATGATGAAAATCTGAATAGGCTGAATTGCTCTGTAGATATCTTTgcttagaaataaaataattacaattagatacatttaattagaatttatcaataaattttaacttaataATGTTAAAGTCATTTTCACCGAGAAAATCTTATATGTGTGTTGGGCTCACTGAATATATATACCCATTTCTAAGAATGGGCTAGTTGTTTGTTCAAAATGGAAAGCCCAGCCCCAGCCACTCAGAGATGAGCTTTGGAGAAATGGCCACATGGGGAATCTTATCCGAAAACTTCATTTTTCTTCTGCTGTGCTCGCAGTCATGCtaccctcctctctctctctctctctctgtctctctctctctctctctgacaaTGGCGTTCTCTTCTCTGTCTGCCTATTATCATCTTAGCTCCTCTTGTTCGAAGACTAATTGTAACGATAATAATAGAAATGTCAACGTTAAGCTGTTCTCTTCTCTTTTAGCTTCGCCCATTAGCTTGTCTTCAAACCCCAAACTTTCTCTGCAATTCTTTCACCAGAAACACTCCCCACTTGTTCCCTTAACTCCCAGACGCCTCTCAGTCATTGCAATGGCTCCCCCTAAGCCAGCTGGGAAGGCCAAAAAAGGTATGTGCATGAACACAACCGTATAATCTGAACATACCCTTTTTGAACCCAACAATTTTACTTCAATTGGTTACCTTTTAGTGGTTTCTTCTATGTTCTCTGCGTGCAGTCGTTGGGTTGATAAAGCTGGCTCTAGAGGCAGGGAAGGCAACTCCCGCTCCTCCTGTGGGTCCAGCGCTTGGTGCTAAGGGTGTCAACATTATGGCTTTCTGTAAAGATTACAATGCCAAAACCGCTGATAAAGCTGGTTATATCATTCCTGTTGAAATTACCGTCTATGATGTTAGTTCTTTGATCCTGGATTAATTTTTTTTGCATTATCAATGCTTCAAGCTTTTTGTGGTTTTTAACTTTGATATGATGTTTACTTTCAGGATAGAAGCTTCACTTTCATTTTAAAGACACCACCTGCCTCAATTCTGCTGCTTAAGGCTGCAGGTATGCTTGTTTTGTATTATTCACCAATTGTTTGATGTTTTTCCCCAGTGACATATGTTCCGTTTTGaattatttttgtaatattatagAAGTTAGTCATTTAGCAGTGTTTGAGAATGTGTTGCCAACCTGACTTGCCCTCTGTTAGTTGACTACTCTTAGGCACACTGCTAgagtttaaaataattttcgagtCTATGCTTGTTTTAAATTTTATCAACATACACAGTTACACACACGCCCAGTTAGCAATTTAGAATGGCTCTTCAAAAATCTAACAATCAAGTTCTTTTGATTTGGTGGCCTTGTGTGCAATATACATGGTGATATTCTTATCATTATCTTCTTGGTTATAtagtttgaaatatttttcgagtcTATGCTTGTTTTAAATTTTATCAACATACACACACGCCCAGTGAGCAATTAAGAATGGCTCTTCAAAAATCTAACAATCAAGTTCATTTGATTTGGTGGCCTTGCACGCAATATACATGGTGATATTCTTATCATTATCTTCTTGGTTATATGGGTCCAAATTTCTGGCAAAATTCATATACATCATATGTTTGTACATGCAAATCATTTATTGTGCATTGAAGAATGTTTTATAAAAGTCTGAGTTGCATTTGAGATATGTGGGAAATTAGGGAATTTCTTTGTGGACCTAGAAAATGCTCAAGTTCAGCTATTCATTAATAGATAGCAGCATGAGTGTGTTTTCCTCCTTGTTTGTTAAAGGCTGCTAATACAGGCCCTGACTCTTGTTTTGGAGTGTTATGCTTGAGTAGGTTATGGATGTTTGTATACCATCTATGAGCTGGTTGTATGAGGTCTGGCTTGGTGGATAATTGGGGATAACGCCTGTACCATATATATGAAGCTCAAAACATATGTTGATGATTATGTGCTGATGCACATGGATCCATAAGTGGTTACCCAACACTCTTTCTACTTTGTTTCCCCATGTGGTGTGATTAGTTATGGGTGACTCTCAACTTTTCTGATGATGAGGAATATATAAATGTACTTTCATATCCCAGCATGCATTGCCCTCAAAAACATATATGCTTATTCATTCTCAAAGTATATATATTCCTTGCTAAGTTGAACACTTGTTAAAACATGTAGCCTCAAATAATGCATGGAGGAGTAGAAGAGATGCCAAAGCTAGTACTCTCTATTAATCTGACTGAAACTTGTAATGGGTGTATGGAGCTCTTGTAGAAATGAAACCAAACTTATCTTCTTCCTGTACTCTGAGTtatgattttgttctgaaaatgGATTCTTTCTGCATCACTTTTGTTATTGTTGTTGCTGTTTTTTTGGGAGCCCAAACCAAGTATTATATCACCTTTCTTTAACATTGTGTTGATGCACTTTGCTCTAGGAAACAAGTCACTATGAGGTAAAGAATTTCAGAATGATTTACCTTGTTAGTTGTTACTGTAAAATAGTAATGGTAAAAGATCAATGTGGATAGTTATAACCATTCAATTTTCAAGATCTGACGTAGTTATTTGTTGTCTTGAGTGATTAGGCGTGGAGAAAGGTTCTAAAGACCCAAAGAGAGAGAAAGTGGGTAAGATCACAATTGAGCAATGTCGTGCAATAGCTGCTGAAAAGCTACCGGACTTGAATTGCACCACAATTGAATCAGCAATGAGAATTATAGCAGGCACTGCAGCTAACATGGGGATTGATGTTGATCCTCCTGTTCTTGAACCCAAAAAGAAGGAAATCTTGTAATCTTGTTAATTTGTTATGACTAAGTGGTTAGTGAATGATATAGATAGCCCTTTGCATTGTAATTGATAGGAATCATCAAATCAACAATACAACAGTTATTTCCTCTCTCTaattgttctctctctctcttcttcttcttcttctaattctGGTGTTATGGTGTTCTGAGATTTTGCTAtgtaacaaattggtatcagagctgttaGATCAATGGACAACATTTATGGCAGATTACTCTTCCCAAATATCAAGTTCCTTCTAttcttctctcttcctctcttcctctcttctttcctccaattctccttcttcttctttgggATCTTTGTCTTCtttctattcttcttcttctttttccttcttccctaaaatttctttcctttcttccccttatttcttcttccttctttattCTTCTTGTCAGTTCTTTTCTTTAAGGTATAAACcctaaagttagggttttggtggGAATtcgtattttcttcaatttcttgaaATCTTCTTTCTTCCTCAAAATTTCTGCTTTCCGAGAATTAGATCTATGTTCTTTcttgatttctttctttcttgaaaTTCTTGAAACTCCATATCATACTGAAACCCTGTTCTTGAAGTTCTTGGGTTTTATTGCATTCTGTCTCAATAAAGACTAATCTATGGGGTCTATGGTGGTTAGTTCCTAGTTGTTTAGGGTTGCTGAATTGGAAGAAAGAATTAGGGTTATGCAGGAGAATGTGGATGAGAAATTTAATTCAATAGAGGAAAGATTTAATGTGCTAAAAGGGAAATTGGACCGATTTTCTGCTGATAACAATGCATTAAGGGAGAATTTGAGATTTTTCATGATTACATTCGTAAAGGAGAAAGAGAAGGTCCCTATCGTGGATAAATTGGATCGAGTCTTTTATTGACAACAATGCACTGAGGGAGGATTTGAGATCTTTTGTGAGTAAATTTGTAAGGGAAAAAGGCAAGGAGGCCTCTACTGAGGGTATTGGAGTTGGGGGAGTTGAAAGTAGTGGTTTGCTAATATTTCCAAAGGATCCGGCTAATCCACAAATGAAAGATCAAAGCAATATTTATAATATTGCTACTGTTGAAGAATTTCTGAGTGCAGAATCCATAACCCTTGGAGCTGATGAAGACATGATAGATCACCAAGGAAAATTTAAGCAAAAAATAGAGAACGAAACAGAGGAATTTCTTGAGGATGATTGTGGAATGTTTTCTCAAATCCAAGAAGCAATTTACAGTGATTTTGGGATTAAAGATGTTCATGAACAGAATTTTGAAGAAAGAAATTCAGAATTTCTTGAGCATTGTGTTGTGAACGAAGTCCAAAATTTCCGTCATGGCCTTCAACATGTGTTAACCAACCAAAATAAGGTTCTTATTGCTGGAGTTCGAGAAATGGAGTGGGATGCTATCGAATTGCCTTTTTCAGCTCAGAAAATTTGCTCGTCACACGAAAATTTTGCTGGAAAATGCAATTTCTTAGTGCATTGGAGATGAATTGATCTTACCAAATCAAAAGGACCAAGATTATAAGTTCTATTCTTGTGTATTCTTAATTTCCAAGGAGGATAAATGAGAGAAATCAAGAAGGCTGAAGAAGAAATTAATCTTAAAGGGAGCTGCATTTGTAATTCTTAAAGAAGATGAATTTGAAAGATGGAGAAGGCAGAGAAAGAAAAGGCAATATGAGGAAAGAAAGTACAATTTCAGTATATTAGTTTTGAACATTACAATTCATTAGAGAACTTAAAATTGCAGCAGGTGGTTTATAATTACAATATGTTTTTGCTGATTATAGTTCCTTTCTTCATTCTTGAGGACAAGAATGCTTTCAACAGGTGGCGAATGTTATGACTAAGTAGTTAGTGAATGATATAAATAGCCCTTTGCATTGTAATTGATAGGAATCATCAAATCAACTATACAATAGTTATTTCCTCTCTCTAAttgttctctctctcttcttcttcttcttcttcttcttcttcttttaattttGGTGTTATGGTGTTCTGAGATTTTGCTATGTAACATAATTCTTTGTTGTTTTGATTTTATAGTGTTTGTATTTAGAATATTCTGCATAAGAAGACAGGTTTTGATGTTCATGGTCTCCAATGTTCTCATTTTTTGAGCATAGATATATAGTCTGAATTGTGACTAGAGCCTTATTTGTTGGGAAAAAACAAAGAATACCAAACATTTATCTCTATATCATAATATGCCAAACATTTATCTCTATATCATAATGATCATAATGGTGTTTAGTAAGCTTGGTTTGAAATCCAAAATGATGGCTGGTTCTTCTTCACTATCCTATTGAAACCTGTCAGTATGGTAATAATTCTGCTGGAAAATCAAATGACATGACGTAGATCAGTTCTATATAAAGGTGAATAATCTTCTTGAATTTTGGAATTCTGTTCCTCCAAAAGACGTAGATAGAAATGGTACACCTGGGACTCAACTCGAACTTGAtatccatttaaaaaaaaaaaaatcaaagtaataataataaaagaaaactgaatatcaattttttttttaaataaatgtatacaaaataattattttatcctTATTAACGGCTATATGATGACTAATTTTAAGATGTTTTAGGAAGGATATTTTAAATTGCTTATAAATGCCCATCAAATTAAATTTTCTAATCATACCAACATTTCTTCAACTTCTTCTGTCTTCTAATTTTACAACCACCATGCTCggaaaaaacttttaaattagtgtttagtgttttgaccatgatATTTATAATATTCAGTAGTATATGGTTTATACTagtgtttagagattgatgaaatAGTTCATGAAAAGTTATCTTTTCTAGTTTTTAGAAGTTGAGAGAGCGTTTTAACGAGAATTAACAAGATCTAATGACTAAAAAATAGCTGACAGCTACTAAAACAGTTGacagctactaaaataactaatATTTCCAAACAGAGCCAAACTATCATTTTTCTTCTCCCATTTTTCTAATTGCACTctaattatcataatttttatattctaaattcttaaaattttcatattttcacACAATTTGTCACCTAATATGTCACGACCCAATATTATGGGTCAGACCAGCATTAGAATTTGGATCAATATAAAGCCTTCAAAAcctgtagtaagccttactgctcCCAAACCCATGATCACACCAAATACAAGATCCAACAtgcaaaaacaaaataaaataaaataaaatattatacatTTAATTAGGCCCACTCAACCCGATAAATATCAAATATCTAAAATTAAGGGAACTCAGCTCAACCTTGATACCCAGCATATACACAAAccatttaattttcattaactaattgtaataccctcactttagatagtctgtatgttctactgtttcagtgaccattGGCAGTCCGGAGagccagaatatctggaactgtaattagactagagtgaggagtcataaataattcaaacaagtataagaaaaatttaggaaaaattttagaaataaaaaataacaaagctaaatgagccggtgccccggcgatgggtgacataacgggaagttgctgtaaAAACAACTAGTAGCTCTAAACCTGAGGGAAAcccagtgaaataatttttgggactccaaagaagagtcaatGAAGTTTCGATggtattaaaatgccaagaaaatgcttaaaaaattttttaaatcggtacagacaattttagtctgtaaagaaaaacgaagggcattttggtcatttcgtcttcataaACAAtttacgaagggcattttggtcattttgccttcagagacaatttttgactgacttgtcaATTTCAAGAGGTGAATTATGACTTAAAATGTGaactaatattgatgaaaaattaattgaaaatgagtagaaaagaaaagaaaagaaaatgaattaaaatgggacttatgacatcactatgatatcattaaaaactctccactgaagcacaacttgacaaactaattaaaagggataaaaactaaataaaaatgagacaaaatgaaaaataaatctgCACTTGTCTTCCCCAATCAGCTGAAatatagagagaaagagagagaagagagaaaactcCATTGATGCTTGTTTACAAGTTTGAGTTCACCCACCAAACCACCTTAAGACCCTAGattgtcttcactaaaatttatctttacacctagagcaatacttgggcagaaaaaaaaaaaagaagataaaaagtagagttttcaagctttgggaattGGCTAATTCAATGTTAGTGCCATTTTATCTATGAATATTTGAGTTTACCTTTTGTAGATTAGGAATTGAGCTTGAATTTGGATTGAATGAAACAAATTTTGCTTGTTTGAAatccttcaatttttggcagctttAATGTACAATAGGGTTTCAATtattcaagtgaattatagttgtgaattgatgcaattgaacatgaatttgatgattagaacatttaATTGCATGttgtttgagtaaattgaaattttggagttagggtttggggcaaaatgtaacaccctcactgtaacaatttcgtacattctactgttccggtgaccggtgtcggtccggacagctagaacatctggaaaaatatttaaactaaagtgaggaaccataattaactcaaatattaataaggaaaatttaggaaaaattttagaaataaaatacaatcgagttaaatgagctggtgccctagcgatgggtaacccagtgggaagttgcattcctcgcaactaagagccctagacccgggagaaaattcatgaaataatttttgggactccagagaagagtcattgaggtttctatggcattagaatgccaagaaaaggtttagaaaatttttttgatcggtacagatgattttggctcaataagccaaacggagggcattttggtcattttcgtcttcggagatgatttttgaccgacttgtccagttaagtaaataattattatgatctaaaatatgaataaatattgctaaaaattgaatttaaaatgagtagaaaagaaagaaaaagaaaatggaaacaaatacctaattatgacatcatatgatatcaTTAAAATGTTATCTACCAATCACCATTAGATAACCAATTAATGaactaattaaaagagataaatgggaccaaaaattgaaaaatttattttGCTCCTTCTCCCTCAACCCAGCCGAAACACCATGGCCATTgcattccaccattttcaagcttaaaagcttgaatttcctctccatttgttcaccaaaattgccaagtcccttcacaaaaatttgatctttcacctagaaaaagctattggcagccaaagaacaAGAGATTAGGGagatttaatcaaggttaagtgaagctcaaaaaggttagtgcctatacttacttccctatcaggaagacaaattaaatgagaatttgttgtagaattgaacaaaacaattatattgaagaaTGTATGAGAAtcggc carries:
- the LOC110658957 gene encoding 50S ribosomal protein L11, chloroplastic, whose translation is MAFSSLSAYYHLSSSCSKTNCNDNNRNVNVKLFSSLLASPISLSSNPKLSLQFFHQKHSPLVPLTPRRLSVIAMAPPKPAGKAKKVVGLIKLALEAGKATPAPPVGPALGAKGVNIMAFCKDYNAKTADKAGYIIPVEITVYDDRSFTFILKTPPASILLLKAAGVEKGSKDPKREKVGKITIEQCRAIAAEKLPDLNCTTIESAMRIIAGTAANMGIDVDPPVLEPKKKEIL